The Pelodiscus sinensis isolate JC-2024 chromosome 27, ASM4963464v1, whole genome shotgun sequence DNA segment GCTTTGGTTTTTTATATTGGTCAGCAGGCGACTTAACCAATTCAATCCGTTCTAGGTGATGCAATTTCTTGCTAGGGGAGCACTTCGCTCGCTGTGCTCAGCTCACCATAGCATGATTATTAAGGGTGGCATGAGGCTTTTAGGAAGTGACATGTCTGTTGGTTCCATCTCCTGATTCCATCTGCTTTGAGAGAAAACACATGGAATGCAATTTTCTCAGTTCCCACGAGCCAAGAATGTCAGTTTTTAAACTGACAGGGATGCAGGGGAATGGTATAAGGCAACTCCTTCTAACATGTCGAACACTGAACTGTACAACTAATGGTCAATAATACTTCACACCAGACTGTCCTCCCGCTACAATTCTCACAATGCTTTACAAGCATTAGGGACTTAAGCGCCACAACAACTCTTTCCCCAGATCACTATGAAACTCAGATAGGGAAAACCGATGAACAAAAGAGGTTCAAAGACTTGCCCAAAATCACATTGCGAACCTAGGGAGAGGTTTGGCAAGAACCTTTATTGCAGCTCCTAATCATGTGCTTTAGCCACCGGCCTGTTTCCTTCCTATATGACTTGTCAGGCAGAATAACCACAACTCCTGCAACTTCGTGATTACGTTTCTTCTTACAACGAGCTCTTACCTGCTCCCTAGATAAGTTTGAGGCTTCTGGTTTAAGTAACTTTCACGCCATATCAGCTATGCCAATTCAGGAGTGTTCTAATTCCAGCTATTGTAAGGAATGTAAAGTATGGAGGGAGGGTTCCCTTGAGTTTTTAGCTGCAAATTTCTTCCTATTTGTGACATAAGCTGTCAAGTCATTGAGTTGGGAGCAAGGATTTTACAGAGGAAGAATCCAGGCTGCTTTGGTCTCAGACAGGCTCAGTTGCTAACATGTTTCTCctctggggaagtgaaaaatTGGCTTGCGGGTGCTCACACTGTGGCTTCCCTTTTCATTGCAGTACATTCATTCTGCTGGAATCATTCACCGGGTAAGTTCATGTGCACTGTTAATTTGCTTGTAGTCCAAGAGAAACAGCTCAGCGAGAAAGTTCCCTGCATCTCCCGTATCCTTGACCATCACTCACTAAAGGCTTTGGCCTTTAGCTCTCCCTAACTTAAGCCCACTTCTCTTTCGCTGCCTCGCTCCCTTCCTACCTGTGTGGGGCTGGATTTGCTCGGTGGGCAACGTGATACTTTGCAACAGACTGTGAAGCATCTGGGGATGCTTCCCGAATGGAAGATGCTTTGGAAAAGGAAATAATCCGAGTACTGGTCTGAAATGTAACAGGCTCGTTGTCTTCGCTGCTGTGGATTCAGGGTGCAATGTTCCAACCCAGCACAGGCCACGCTGAAATTTGATGGAGATTTCCAGGGTGGAATTGTAATTTGCTTGTGTCCTGATTGATCTGCTTTCGTCTGCCGCAGGACCTGAAGCCAGGCAATCTGGCTGTAAATGAAGACTGCGAACTAAAGGTAGGGATGAAGGTGCCACTTCACGGCTTGTGAGCTGGGCAGCGGGTTGAGCCACTGGTGAACTGCTCTGAGTGCCTGAATCCGGATAGCAAGGTTGCTATTGCCTCTTGAGGTCCCAGTTCAGCAAGGTATTTCAGCACCTGTCTGTAGCATCATGTGCTTGAAGGCAGGTCCTGCATCAGTACCTTGCTGAACCAGGGCCCGAGGCGGGAGTGAATATCCTGGTGCTGGTGCAGAACAAATTCAACACCCTGCAAACATGCAAAAGCCTAGGGTCACATCTACATTGGGGAGATCCTGCAAGGCTGATAAATGTGAGCAGCGACAGCTCCCCTGGGCGCGCCTCAGCTAGAGTTGAGTTGTATCAAATAGAGTATCGGTTGTATCAAATGGAACATTGTTAGTTTTTCGTGGGAGAGGTGGGCACTAGCTGGCCTTGGAGCCAGCTATATATGGCTTAGGTATATGGCTTCTATGGCATGGAAAGGTCCTGTGAAAAATAAGACCATGAGTTTCAGAGAAGGGGGTGACCCTACACATCACACATACTCCTGATTCCTCCTGTGGGTCTTCAGGCCACATGGGCTATCCAGCCTGGCTGTAATTCACAGTGCAGTtaagacataagaacggccatactgggtcagaccaaaggtccatctagcccagtagcctgtctgcccacagtggccagcaccaggtgccccagagagggtggaccgaagataatgatcaagtgatttgtctcctgccatccttctccagtctctgacaaacagaggccagggacaccaaggctgtgcccagactcaggggttttttcgaaaaaagtagccttttttcgaaaaaacttcacctgcgtctagactgcagctgcgttctttcgaaatgaaatcaaaagaacgcggcttttctttcgacggtggtaaacctcatttcccgaggaagaacgccttttttcgaaagtgcgctttcgaaaaaaggcgttcttgaatgccaatagggctttttagaaagagagcatccagactcactcgctgctttctttcgaaaaagcggcttgctttttcgaaagtactgctttcagtctagacgctctttttcgaaagaggctttttcgaaagatactttcgaaaaagcctctttcgaaagaggcttgccgtctagacatagcccaagacaaAGCGGTTGGGATGGCTCTGCTGTAGCGGTAAAGCTGTAGCTGATGGTTTCCTGAGGGGAACAGATTCTCTTCTACTTTCAGGAtctctcttttccttccctcACCATCTCCCTGCCCTGTTGATCTATAGATCCTGGACTTTGGCTTGGCGAGACAAACGGACACTGAGATGACTGGCTATGTTGTGACGCGCTGGTACAGAGCACCAGAAGTCATTCTGAACTGGATGCATTACAACCAAACTGGTGAGTTAAATTGCTTCCTCCGGCTCTCTTGGGACCACCACTGCGATGCCCTCAGGAAGGTTAGTATGGAccactaggcgggtggggaagcactgggatgggttccctagggagggggtggaatctccatccctggagatgtttaagtctcagcttgacaaatccctggttgggttgattgagttgggattggtcctgccttgggcagggggctggacttgatgacctcctcaggtctcttccagccccaggattctAGGATCACACACAGCCTTCCTCCGTTGGCTGTGAAGTTGAGGAAGAATAAAAACACTCCTCTCCCGCAGCAGTTATGCCGATCAAGCATCAGGAGATAGCTCCACCCAAGTCTATCACCATGGGGAGAGATGAACCCCAAGCATGTAGTAACCCAGGAACTACACCTGGtagcaagagggggagggtttAAAAGTGGGAGGAAAGCCAAGCCAATGACTAAAGGACTCCGCAAATGTTACTGTGGGCTTCCAAAGCACGACAGGGCCCCAGAACGTGAGCATCCGGGTTTGCtttcccaaaccgccaggcatggccccgcccacactccgcccccagagtGCCTGCTCTAGGTGGTCTGGGGCAGTATGTTGCTGCCCTCTGGTGCCCGCCCTCCCTGCGCTCcaggccagggaagctggggacaCATGCTACCTGCACTCCCCGTgctccaggggctgggggaggttgGGCTGCGcagcctttttcctccctggtgctccggggaggctggggcacaTGTGCCCTTTCCCTCGCCGCAAGCACGCTCTGCACGCTGCCCCGCCTCCTCCACTCAataggggtggggcctcagtggagggggcggggcctgcctcccccagcccaggctccGCCCACCATGCATGCCCCCGAACTGTGTGTTTGCTCCCGTTCCCAGCCTTGCTCCTTTGCAGGCCCACAGACGGGGGCAGCTGCCCTCGGGCCTAGCAATACAAAGGGGGCTGGGTGCCACAGTTGCTACTAGTGCCTAGCAGCCGGAGCCCCGGGCTTTTTAAATCTCCTCTAGAGCGCCACTCCACGTGGTGCTGAGAACTGGGGGGAGGCTCTAGCACCATGGGGCAGCACTGAAGCCTGGCTGCCCCATCTCTACCCCTTCCAACTAAagacccaccccttccaggggcacggAGCCGGCCCCCCACCTTGTCCAGGCCCAGTGAAGCTGTTGTGCTGCCCTGTTCCTTTCTCATGCTCCTCTTGGTTTCTTCTCACGCAGTGGACATCTGGTCTGTTGGCTGCATCATGGCAGAAATGCTGACTGGGAAAACCTTGTTTAAAGGAAAGGACTGTATCCTTTCAAACTGGTGTAGGCTCTTCGgggtgagtgtgagtgtgagtgtgagtgtgagtgtgagtgtgagtgtgagtgtgagtgtgagtgtgagtgtgagtgtgagtgtgagtgtgagtgtgagtgtgagtgtgagtgtgagtgtgagtgtgagtgtgagtgtgagtgtgagtgtgagtgtgagtgtgagtgtgagagcgAGAGCGAGCGAACGAACGAACACTCTCTAACTGTGCCTAAAATGGATGCTCTGGGTATTTGTGACTGGGCATTTATGCAGGTATGTGAGGGGAGGGATGCTAGGGAAGGAGGGTGTTAAAGTGGCCCACTGAGGTAAATTCAGCCCCAGCGCCCTCTTGCTCCCTGACCAGAGAGCATTGTGTGCTGAGGAGAGGAACTGAGGTTAACACACAGTGCCCCAGGCCCACTGCAGAACTCAGCAATGTGAGGGCTGCTTGCAGCCCTTGTGGATCTACAGCTGCACAGATCCATCCCACACAGCCTTCCTCGGGAAGCCACAGCTATTGCATTAGGAGTCCTGGAGCCACTTGGGGGTAAAGATTCATTCTCCTTAATCCCCAAAGGCCTTCCTAGGCCACTGCCAACATATTTGGGCTGCTgtcagggccgcattatgacttccatgggccctaggcacttttgcttcgtgggcccctcccacccgaataatatcaatattaaacattattttttatataactttaaatacttcaacattttattttttctgtttgaggcaaaatgtaatagattttcctgggccctaaaagtttcgtttttttctgatgtgagaaaaaaatgaaaacattgtctttgaccctaaaagttcatttttttccttctgattttaaaagacatTAAAACATTTgcatgggcccctaaaagtatcgtgggccctaggcactgtgcctgctGTGCCTAATGGATGAGTTGACCCTGGTTGCTGGCTCGATCCAAGCTTTGGCCCTAAATAACCTTTAACTCAGCCTGCCAGATCTAGATCAGCTGACCCAGATCTTGAAAATAACCGGACTCCCAGGAGAGGAGTTTGTGCAGAAACTGGAGGACAAAGCGGTAAGGAAAACATTCAGCCGAGGGCTGGACTTCCGAATGCCTTGCAGTGGAAATCACATGAAAATTGGTTATTTTTATATTGTCTTTGCCATGTGCATGTGCTTGGCTTTTAGTACCATAAACCATCCCAGCAAGGCAGCGCCCTTGCATCTGTCCCTGACGGGGGCTCCTCCAAAGCATCTGGCTTCGAAAGAAAGTCCATTTACCAATGAGTCCAAGTAGGGGGATGATGAATACCGGAGACAGGAGTCAGGACTCCTCAGATCTAGGTCAGATGCAGCCAGCGGATCTCTCTGTGACCCTGGACAGACCATTCCACCTCTCTGCAACCCAGGGGGGCCGTCTGCAAGATGTTTGCACCTtgccggggggtgggggctgtccTGTAACCCAGTCCCTCCCAGGAAAGCGGCCGtagaaatgtggcattttgcatCATTTACGGCTACCCTGCCATCTAGACGAAGACCCAATGGACTTTTCTGGGGTCCCCTTTGCCTGTCTGCAGCAAGTCTATGTGTTGTACATTGTTGTGTCTCTTCCAGGCTAAGAAGTATATCCAGTCCCTTCCCAAGATTCCCAAAATGGATTTATCTGTGCTTTTCCCCAAAGCCAACCCTCTGGGTGAGTCCTCTTCAGTGTTCCTCTCACGCCACTTCGCGTCtgttttagggatgtaaagggttaactggttacccagtaagcctTAGCCTTGCCCATACTGGCATGCTTTCTGCGGTACCCAGTTAACcggtggcctggctggagcatccCCCGCCTGCTGCGCAGTGCCGCCGGCTCTGCCTGGCCCAGTTAGAGCTGCCTTCCCGCGCCATGTGGCAGGATTGGTTCAGTCCGGCTCAtctgcctgcagccctgctggcccAACTTGAATAGCCTCAGTCTCTGTCCATAGTGTGATACGATGGGCCCACCCAGGCTGGAACAGGCCCCCGTCCATGGTGTGACATGGTGGGCTCGGCCCGgccggagcagctccctgccgTGGGATCCCAATTAACTGGTAAAATAGTCAGTCCGGAGATTTCTGTCAAGCCTCTTCCAAACTCACTTTTTCCTGCAGTCAAAGGACTCCAATTCTATTAGCCGGTTTAGCAAAGGAAACGTCTGGTCTTACACACTTGTGAGGACAGGACAGAGACGCGCATGGGGAAGGAGACAGGCCTATGCAAGTCcaggagcttcaggggtagctgagttagtctgttacagaaaaaaacagcaagcaaaggtctggtagcactttctagactcacaaaacatgtcgatgggatcatgagctttgatTTCCCAGAATCCAGAGGTCAGTAGGGTTACTGAGCTGAAGGCCATGGGCGGGCGGCAATGTAGGCGAggggaggcacagccttcccaaaaccgCCTACACGCCCGACCGCCTGaggctggagctgctgccagggaaggcTGGAACTGCGGTGGGGCAGCGTGgttggctgctggggagggccaggctgggggcatgACCATAGCCCCAGCTCTCCACatggccaggaaggatcgggctgagggtgggcggggcttggctccaggtgCAGGGGCAAaggcggaaggggcagagctggatcTTGCCTTCCCCTGCGGGGCTTTCACCAGACGCCCATACTGAAGGCTACAGTTGCTTTTTGTCGGGAGCTTGAGGGCCACATCTAATTTGTTTCACATGGAGCAGATGCCACCGGCCCCTCCAGTTCATGCTCTCTCACAGCACGGGGTGCTCCCTGGTAAGCCAAGCAGCATGGCTTCTTGTCTGTAGAGAGAACGCAGCATAATGGAAGCCGGAGAGCGCGGCTGCCCTCCCCCACGTATAGAGTGCAGGCAATACTGTTGGCACCACAGAGCTCTCTGGGCCCCGTTTGGCCATTTGGCTGTATGGTGTCCACAACGGGCTTCCAGGAGCAAGTAGAGCAAAGCAGGTAGTATCCACATTAGTTGTGTTTAACCCAACCAACCCCCTGCTTCCTTTGTTGTTTTTCCAGACCCAAGGCAGTGTGATCTCTGACAAGGAGCACAGAGTTGCATTCTCTGTTTAGGCCACTTTTTACCGGGGAACACACACGAACCACTTCCCAATAACATATCAAGGGTCTGCACCATTTGATACTAAGTTGGTAACTCAAATTTGTTGACTCGCTCATGGTAAAAACAAGCCGCCTACAATGAACCATTTCCCCTCCTAGGCCACAAGTGAGGGTAAGCAGAGATCTTCCAAAATCGGAAGCATTAAGGCAGTAAAGCCAAGAAGAAAATCAGCCTGACTTCAGCATTTCCTGCCTTCCTGTTTACAGAGTCTGCTATAGATTAGATGGGTGGCTTTGTAAATACTGCAGAGAGCCCCACGACTTAGATCAGAACTGAAAGAATGTTAAATTTGAAGTCGCTTCTCACTATTTATGTCCTTCAAGCACAGTTGGCTTCAACAGTTGAAGTTTGATGGGCAGTGTTCCCACTGGTCTTTCCCATCcaagtgcagaataattttatgtgcaccgagccatgtgtgtatgtgcaccaccagtagaaacaaaacctatctGGGGtggtctgctaatcagctgaatcTGATTCTCTTCTGATTCTCTTCTCATAGGGAGCACTTTTGGGCCCGTTTTACGTTTTCCCTCCCTAATTTTCAATAATTCGTACAACATTGTTATAAAGCTTCAGAAGggggagccaagttagtctgtaacaggagaaacttaaacaacgaatagtctaggacagggctattcaactttgggaagccccaggggccacaatgatattcacagcacatgctgagggccgcagtTTAAGTGTGGTtccatacacatgcaaatatatgcaaatagcttctttcatgctgacgagcatgaatacaaagattaaggcgagactacacaacacacaggccctgtttaagtcagttctgcagatattaataaaatgcaacatttacccgacttccgtccatatgacagcacttttaatgagcaatgacagtccaggaatttaactacgaaAACACACATCAACCGAAGACCGTTAtactgacttttttgttttggccacttgttgagctctgtgtaaacccaaactgcactgtgggctgcaaacaaacgggctgcatgtggcccgtgtgttgagtagccctggtctagtagcaccttcaagactaacaagacatTGTTATGTTTGTGCTCGTGACACTGCAGGGGAAGGTTCAAATGACAGAAAACCCCCCATGAAATGGTGAAATATTTCCACTCTTTGTTTTTGGATCCccagcggcagatatagggcagggtaagcagggcggctgccccgggccccgcactttaataggccccgcgccagcgcaaagggcagactggcctggcgggatactgggaatttccccAATGGGCCGtccgccgaaatgctggctggtggctgctggaggaggagggggattgtgacagggcaccgcagccctgcactttaaattccccagcgCCGGCCAGTACGGGCCAGTtggggccgagggagcgcacATGCAGCATGCAGAAAGGGcgcacaacagctgagaggggagacacccgGGAGTGGCAtgatgtcacggcccgggactttaaatcCGCGCGGCCCAGCATTGTACCACTTGGTTcggcacgtggtctggagcctgggctggggtCACGgccgccctgcaaactggaaggcagaaggtggatggcagaggaaggggcttgtgctgaggggaggggggcaagtcaggagaagaaaggggaaggcaccaagggacagcgtggaggagagacaaatgccagggggccaagtggagacaatgaggaaaagggcaggaggggaggtgtcagtgggagggggacagggtgatgctgggggaggagagggtaagggcattgggggctaaagtggggagggggaggtgctgggagaaggcttgaaagaaggagtaGGCATGAAGAAGGTGGGGATgtagcaaggcatgtgtgagggcacaggggcatgaggcgaatgggggcagagggtggtgagggggtgatcatcagggaaaaagaaggcaaagggcgcaggggcagtgagagaaggggaggtatcaggagggtgcagggcgaAGGGAAGGTGCTGGTGCcgggggattctggggtgaagcagaagggcagacacctacagaggagggaccagcaccagaggagagaggcgagtgaggtgttaggagaggggatgaggaggggtagctcacatgatcagagtggggctactggaggagtgggcacaggggggacgCCTTTTTTCTagtttttctccaaaggggggccccgcgaaattgtgctgccctgggccccgcaaaactctcatccgcccctgtgtATCCCTTTCTCTTTCCATTCTTTGAAACAAAAGTGAAGTTTGAGGTAGGAACTAGGTGATGTTGGCCTTTTGATTTGACGGTTGGGCATGCCTCCCTGGTAGAAATCCAATCTATTCTTGGGGGTTAAGAGCTTGAACCGCAGGGCTTTGTGCAGGGCAGCCTAAATATCATTGTTTCACTCACCTCGCAGAGTGTTCCTTTGTCCGCAGCTGTGGACTTGCTCGACAAGATGCTGCAGCTGGACGTGGAAAAGCGTCTCACAGCCACAGACGCTCTGGCCCACCCATACTTCGACCAATTCCGAGACATTGAGGAAGAAACTGAGGCCCAGCAGTCCTATGACGATTCCTTGGATCATGAGAAGCTTTCCATAGATGAGTGGAGACGTAAGATGTTGAATTTCTATGGGTTGCCCTCAGTCTGTCAGTGTTTGGGTGGAACTTCCCGGCCCCTCCAACTGTCTATTGTCCCAGACTCACAGGTCATGTCCGTACGGTCCCTGGAGGGAACCCCCTTCAGTGCAACAGCCCTTCTCGGGGGGCCTCACACTCTTGGGATTTAAGCTTCCTCACGTCCTGGGACCACACCTCTCTGAATCGCCAGCACCCCTGTCTCTCACTATGggcccctcagggagtccccgcGCTTTTGACCCCCAGGGCCTGCACTCCCAGTGGGAACAATGCAGCCCTGTTCTCTAGCCCAGCACATCTGAGTCTCTCCTGCAGCCAGGTGGGCCCTGCCaactctctccttccttcccagcTTCCATATCCtttcccagcagctcctccccttTGTCTTCTGTCCAGGAAAACAGGGTCACCGGGACCCCTCTATTCtccacctctcctctcctccgACCTTTGTTCCACCTGGATGGAACCAATTGATCAGGACACTGGGGTCCTCTCCCGCAGCCCCTGGTCCTCCCACAGGCCAGAACTGGCTGTGCCATTCGAGCTGAGTCTCCAGGTTTCCATTCTCCAGGCCACAGGCTGGGGTCCCAAGTTCTGTGCTGGCCCTCGGTAGCAACAaactcccttctcccctcaccttgcTAGACCAGTAACGTCCAAGGACTCTGAGTTCCACCTGCTCTGCAGGCAAACTCTTGGAAAACCCAACAAATCCCCCTCTTCATCACACCTGTACACATGTGCTGAGTGGCTGATGTCACCCTCGTGCCTGTAGGCTGCCTCCTGCACCATGTTGCTGATGTACAGTGTCccccctgccctcttccctggTCTCTAAGCACGCACTGAAGATACCATCTTCCCTCATCTTCCCATCACTCAGCTGGATTCGCTCCTTTCTCCTCTTCACAGCCTCGTGTTGTGTGTCCCTGCATCTGAAATCTAGTCCCAGCTGAGGTGGACTAGATCACACTCTGATCACACTCTCTTTAGCACCCTAGAGAAACGCGACAGTATTATTTTCAATACGCTAATGATATGCATTATCGTGTTGTTTATTTTCAAGGGCACACTTACAATGAGATTCAGGCCTTCAGTCCGATTGTCCGGAAGGACTCCAAGAGGCGCAGCGGTATGTCATTGTAGTGGCTGGGCTGGCCAAGGTAGGGGctcactccccatgctgcatcaCAAAAGAGGATGCCTCGCAGGATTCAGACCACACCAAGACTAGAGATTGATCAACGCGGGCGTGTGGA contains these protein-coding regions:
- the MAPK13 gene encoding mitogen-activated protein kinase 13 isoform X2, giving the protein MSLTWRKGFYRQDVNKTVWELPRRYTSLHPVGSGAYGSVCSAIDKKTGEKVAIKKLCRPFQSEIFAKRSYRELMLLKHMQHENVIGLLDVFTSATSFSAFQDFYLVMPYMRTDLQKIMGHEFSDEKIQYLVYQMLKGLKDLKPGNLAVNEDCELKILDFGLARQTDTEMTGYVVTRWYRAPEVILNWMHYNQTVDIWSVGCIMAEMLTGKTLFKGKDYLDQLTQILKITGLPGEEFVQKLEDKAAKKYIQSLPKIPKMDLSVLFPKANPLAVDLLDKMLQLDVEKRLTATDALAHPYFDQFRDIEEETEAQQSYDDSLDHEKLSIDEWRRHTYNEIQAFSPIVRKDSKRRSGMSL
- the MAPK13 gene encoding mitogen-activated protein kinase 13 isoform X1, coding for MSLTWRKGFYRQDVNKTVWELPRRYTSLHPVGSGAYGSVCSAIDKKTGEKVAIKKLCRPFQSEIFAKRSYRELMLLKHMQHENVIGLLDVFTSATSFSAFQDFYLVMPYMRTDLQKIMGHEFSDEKIQYLVYQMLKGLKYIHSAGIIHRDLKPGNLAVNEDCELKILDFGLARQTDTEMTGYVVTRWYRAPEVILNWMHYNQTVDIWSVGCIMAEMLTGKTLFKGKDYLDQLTQILKITGLPGEEFVQKLEDKAAKKYIQSLPKIPKMDLSVLFPKANPLAVDLLDKMLQLDVEKRLTATDALAHPYFDQFRDIEEETEAQQSYDDSLDHEKLSIDEWRRHTYNEIQAFSPIVRKDSKRRSGMSL